In a genomic window of Lepisosteus oculatus isolate fLepOcu1 chromosome 5, fLepOcu1.hap2, whole genome shotgun sequence:
- the LOC102696628 gene encoding claudin-4-like — MAKGALEIVAICLGFIGLIGVAAVTGLPMWRVTAFIGENIIVMETRWEGLWMNCFRQANIRMQCKVYDSLLILPPDLQAARGLMCCSIALTSFALIVSIVGMRCTAAFKENGRAKHITLIVGGCLFLLACITTLIPVSWTGNVIIRDFYNPLLLDAQRRELGEALYIGWVTSAILFAAGVILLCRHAPRAQEDEKYMYNGSSLPPNYKQPYTYQPAYTYQPAYTYQPAYTYQPAYSLPPQGSVIYSKRGQYI; from the coding sequence ATGGCGAAGGGGGCGCTGGAAATCGTTGCCATATGTTTGGGCTTCATCGGACTGATTGGTGTGGCCGCTGTCACAGGCCTCCCGATGTGGAGAGTGACGGCTTTCATCGGGGAGAACATCATCGTGATGGAGACCCGTTGGGAAGGGTTGTGGATGAACTGCTTCCGTCAGGCCAATATCAGGATGCAGTGCAAAGTGTACGACTCCCTGCTGATCCTGCCTCCGGACCTCCAGGCTGCCCGGGGACTGATGTGCTGCTCGATTGCTCTGACCAGTTTTGCCCTAATAGTGTCTATCGTGGGGATGCGATGCACAGCggcttttaaagaaaatggcCGTGCCAAACATATCACTCTGATTGTAGGTGGATGTCTTTTTCTTCTGGCTTGTATCACCACACTCATCCCTGTGTCCTGGACTGGCAACGTAATCATCAGGGATTTCTACAATCCCCTGCTTCTGGACGCTCAGAGACGAGAGCTGGGAGAAGCCCTCTACATCGGGTGGGTGACGTCTGCCATTCTGTTTGCTGCTGGGGTAATACTGCTGTGCCGCCACGCACCTCGAGCACAAGAAGATGAAAAGTATATGTACAATGGAAGCTCCCTTCCTCCCAACTACAAACAACCTTACACCTACCAGCCAGCTTACACCTACCAACCAGCTTATACCTATCAGCCAGCTTATACTTACCAGCCAGCTTACTCTTTGCCACCACAGGGTTCAGTTATATACAGCAAAAGAGGGCAGTACATCTGA
- the LOC138239187 gene encoding claudin-8-like yields MGSGALEIVAMCLGFIGLIGVAAITGLPMWRVTAFIGENIIVMETRWEGLWMNCFRQANIRMQCKVYDSLLILPPDLQAARGLMCCSLALAFFALIISAVGIQGTRCLKDDMHTKNIILIVGGCLFLLACITTLIPVSWTGNVIIRDFYNPQILDAQRRELGEALYIGWVTSAILFAAGVILLCRYVPRKQKEDEYYYTKGSVHSMPQPAVQRQPSSVYSKSQYV; encoded by the coding sequence ATGGGGAGCGGGGCGCTGGAAATAGTTGCTATGTGCTTGGGCTTCATCGGACTGATTGGTGTGGCCGCTATTACAGGCCTCCCGATGTGGAGAGTGACGGCTTTCATCGGGGAGAACATCATCGTGATGGAGACCCGTTGGGAAGGGCTGTGGATGAACTGCTTCCGACAGGCCAACATCAGGATGCAGTGCAAAGTGTACGACTCCCTGCTGATCCTGCCTCCAGACCTCCAGGCTGCCCGCGGACTGATGTGCTGCTCTCTTGCCCTGGCCTTCTTCGCACTGATCATCTCTGCTGTTGGCATACAGGGAACGAGATGCCTCAAGGATGACATGCACACAAAAAATATCATCCTGATTGTAGGCGGATGCCTGTTTCTTCTGGCTTGTATCACCACACTCATCCCTGTGTCCTGGACTGGCAACGTAATCATCAGGGATTTCTACAATCCCCAGATTCTGGACGCTCAGAGACGAGAGCTGGGAGAAGCCCTCTACATCGGGTGGGTGACGTCTGCCATTCTGTTTGCTGCTGGGGTAATACTGCTGTGCCGCTATGTGCCCCGAAAGCAGAAAGAGGATGAATATTACTATACCAAGGGCTCGGTACACAGTATGCCTCAGCCGGCAGTGCAGAGGCAACCCTCCAGCGTTTACAGCAAAAGTCAGTATGTGTGA